One genomic segment of Pongo pygmaeus isolate AG05252 chromosome 19, NHGRI_mPonPyg2-v2.0_pri, whole genome shotgun sequence includes these proteins:
- the KRT32 gene encoding keratin, type I cuticular Ha2 produces the protein MTSSCCVTNNLQASLKSCPRPASVCSSGVNCRPELCLGYVCKPMACLPSVCMPTTFRPASCLSKTYLSSSHRAASGISGSMGPGSWYSEGAFNGNEKETMRFLNDRLASYLTMVRQLEQENAELESRIQEASHSQVLTMTPDYQSHFRTIEELQQKILCTKAENARMVVNIDNAKLAADDFRAKYEAELAMRQLVEADINGLRRILDDLTLCKADLEAQVESLKEELMCLKKNHEEEVGSLRCQLGDRLKIEVDAAPPVDLTRVLEEMRCQYEAMVEANRRDVEEWFNMQMEELNQQVATSSEQLQNYQSDIIDLRRTVNTLEIELQAQHSLRDSLENTLTESEARYSSQLAQMQCMITNIEAQLAEIRADLERQNQEYQVLLDIRARLEGEINTYRSLLESEDCKLPCNPCSTPSCTPCVPSPRVPRTVCVTRTVGVPCSPCPQGRY, from the exons ATGACATCCTCCTGCTGTGTCACCAACAACTTGCAAGCCTCTCTCAAGAGCTGCCCCCGGCCTGCCTCGGTCTGTTCCAGCGGCGTGAACTGCCGGCCTGAGCTGTGCCTGGGCTATGTCTGCAAGCCCATGGCATGCCTGCCTTCTGTCTGCATGCCCACTACATTCCGGCCAGCCAGCTGCCTCTCCAAAACCTATCTATCCAGTTCCCACCGGGCAGCCAGTGGCATCTCCGGCTCCATGGGCCCCGGCAGCTGGTACAGCGAAGGGGCCTTCAATGGCAATGAGAAGGAAACCATGCGGTTCCTGAACGACCGCCTGGCCAGCTACCTGACGATGGTGCGgcagctggagcaggagaatgcAGAGCTGGAGAGCAGGATCCAAGAGGCCTCTCATTCCCAGGTGCTCACCATGACTCCTGACTACCAGTCTCATTTCAGGACCATTGAGGAGCTCCAGCAGAAG ATTCTGTGTACCAAGGCAGAGAATGCCAGGATGGTTGTGAACATTGATAATGCCAAACTGGCTGCCGATGACTTCAGGGCCAA GTACGAGGCAGAGCTGGCCATGCGGCAGCTGGTGGAGGCCGACATCAATGGCCTGCGCAGGATCCTGGATGATCTCACTCTGTGCAAGGCTGACCTGGAGGCCCAGGTTGAGTCCCTGAAGGAGGAGCTGATGTGCCTCAAAAAGAACCATGAGGAG GAAGTCGGTTCACTTCGATGCCAACTTGGGGATCGCCTTAAAATCGAGGTGGATGCTGCACCCCCGGTGGACCTGACCAGGGTGCTGGAGGAGATGCGGTGTCAGTACGAGGCCATGGTGGAGGCCAACCGCAGGGATGTGGAGGAATGGTTCAATATGCAG ATGGAGGAGCTTAACCAACAGGTGGCCACAAGCTCTGAGCAGCTTCAGAACTACCAGTCAGACATCATTGACCTGAGACGCACAGTCAACACACTGGAGATCGAGCTGCAGGCCCAGCACAGCCTG AGGGACTCCCTGGAAAACACGCTGACTGAGAGTGAGGCCCGCTACAGCTCCCAGTTGGCCCAGATGCAGTGCATGATCACCAACATTGAGGCCCAGCTGGCCGAGATCCGGGCTGACCTGGAGCGGCAGAACCAGGAGTACCAGGTGCTGCTGGACATCCGGGCCCGGCTGGAGGGCGAGATCAACACGTACCGGAGCCTGCTGGAGAGCGAGGACTGCAA GCTGCCCTGTAACCCGTGCTCCACTCCTTCCTGCACCCCCTGTGTGCCCTCCCCACGTGTGCCCCGCACCGTCTGTGTGACACGCACCGTTGGCGTGCCTTGCTCACCCTGCCCCCAGGGCCGCTACTGA